The following is a genomic window from Dermatophilaceae bacterium Soc4.6.
CGCCCGCTGCGGCATCCACCTCACCGGGGGCCGCGAGCAGGTCCGCGCCGTCATCCCCACCGCCGCCGAGCGCCGGCTGCTGGGCGTGGACACGCACACCGCTGCCCTGTCCATCGAGCGGATCGGCTGCCTGGGCGGCATCCCGACCGAGCTGCGCCGCACCCTCGTCCGTGGTGACCGCTTCGCCGTGAGCGCCGAGTTCTCGCGCACCACCGGCTACCGGATGGCGCCTGCCCGTGCACTCCCGGCCCCACCAACCACCCCCAACCGACGGAGACCACGATGACCCCCACCCACCAGCCCGAGATCGACCCGACGACGGCCGCACAGCGTGTTCGCGACGGCGGGGCTCTCCTCCTCGACCCCGCTGCCCTCTCCTCCGGACGCGCGGTCATCGCCGTCTGCCGCTCCGGCGCGCGGTCGTCCCGGGCCGTCGCCACGCTGACGGCAGCCGGGGTGCGCGCGACGAGCCTCACCGGCGGTAGGCAGGCGTGGCAGGCCGCCGGACTGCCCGTCGTCTCCGACGGCGAGAGCCCCGGAAGGGTGATGTGATGCTTGCCCTCGCCATCCTCGGGGGGGTCGTCATCGGTCTCTCCCTCGGTGCGCTGGGCGGCGGCGGCTCCATCCTCACCGTGCCCGTGCTGGTCTACGCCCTCGGTCAGCCACCGCAGGAGGCCACGACCGCCTCGTTGATCATCGTCGGCATCACCGCGATCACCGCCACGGTCGGGCACGCCCGGGCCGGCCGGGTGCAGTGGCGGGCCGCGGGGATCTTCGGAGTCCTCGGCGTCGCCGCCTCCGTCGGCGGCTCGGCGGTCAACCGCCTGGTCAACCCCCAGGTGCTGCTCCTGGCCTTCGCCGCCCTGATGATCGTCGCCGCCCTCGCGATGTTCGCGCGCACCCGCTCCGACTCCTCCGCCGCACCCGGCGAGCACGAGGACGGCAGACGCCCCCGGGGGCTGCGGGCTGCCTCTCGTATTGTCATCACCGCGCTCGTCGTCGGCTTCCTCACCGGCTTCCTCGGCGTCGGCGGCGGCTTCCTCATCGTCCCGGCCCTGGTGCTGGCGATGGGCTTCACCATGCCCGTCGCCGTGGGCACGTCACTGGTCGTCATCTCCATCACCAGCCTCGGCGCCTTCATCGAGCGGCTCGGCAGCGGCGCGGTACCGTGGGCCGTCGTGGTCCCCTTCACCCTCGCCGCCATCGCAGGGTCCCTCGCGGGCAAGCGGGTGGCCGACCGCATCTCGGGCACCAGCCTCACCCGCGCCTTCGCCGCCCTGCTGGTTGCCGTCGCCGGGTACGTCGCCATCCGAGCGGGATTGGCGGTGTGAAGGCCCGCGGGATGGGGGTCACTCGCGCGCTCGCCGGCCCGCCACCCGCCCCAGACCTGTTCAGCCGTCCCGGCACCACCTCGACCCGTCCGCCCCACCCACCACCGAAGGAGTACGCCATGGGCTACGCCCTGAGCACCACCATCCACCACCCGTTCGCCGCGACCCTGGAGGCGACCCGAGTCGCCCTGGCCGAGCAGGGCTTCGGCGTCCTGACCGAGATCGACCTCGCCGCCACCCTCAAGGCAAAGATCGACGCCGACATCCCCGCCCAGGTCATCCTCGGCGCCTGCCGCCCCCCGCTCGCGTACGCCGCGGTGC
Proteins encoded in this region:
- a CDS encoding sulfite exporter TauE/SafE family protein; the protein is MLALAILGGVVIGLSLGALGGGGSILTVPVLVYALGQPPQEATTASLIIVGITAITATVGHARAGRVQWRAAGIFGVLGVAASVGGSAVNRLVNPQVLLLAFAALMIVAALAMFARTRSDSSAAPGEHEDGRRPRGLRAASRIVITALVVGFLTGFLGVGGGFLIVPALVLAMGFTMPVAVGTSLVVISITSLGAFIERLGSGAVPWAVVVPFTLAAIAGSLAGKRVADRISGTSLTRAFAALLVAVAGYVAIRAGLAV
- a CDS encoding rhodanese-like domain-containing protein, which gives rise to MTPTHQPEIDPTTAAQRVRDGGALLLDPAALSSGRAVIAVCRSGARSSRAVATLTAAGVRATSLTGGRQAWQAAGLPVVSDGESPGRVM
- a CDS encoding DUF302 domain-containing protein, with translation MGVTRALAGPPPAPDLFSRPGTTSTRPPHPPPKEYAMGYALSTTIHHPFAATLEATRVALAEQGFGVLTEIDLAATLKAKIDADIPAQVILGACRPPLAYAAVQAEPSIGLLLPCNVAVRALDDNTTLVEAMDPGIMVELTGNAALADVATDAAQRLTAALATLTA